CGGGTGGTCTGTGCCCGGTTTGGGTGGGCGGGCCACCGTGGCTAGCCTATGTGTAAGGTGCTGGGTCTCGTAGGCAAAGATGCCCTCGGGTGTCAGTTGGTCTATGCGCACGCGCTGGCTGGCATGCAGGATTTCTCCGTTCTCCAGCACCATGCCCACATGGGTAATGCGCCCCTTGTCGTTGCAAAAGAAGGCCAGGTCTCCGGGCTGCCGCAGCTCATAGGCAATGGGGCTGCACACCTCCGCCTGCTGCCAGGCATCGCGCGGCAGCCACTGCCCGCACAGGCGGTATGCCATCTGCACCAGGCCAGAGCAGTCTATGCCTGCCTCGGTCTTGCCCCCCCACAGGTAGGGTGCATTTAGGTAGCATAGGCCTGCCTCTATGGCCGTGCCATAGGGAGATTCGGGCAGGTGGACCGCTGGCAACTGAAACTGCTGCTGCCCCAGCCGGAAGTGCT
The DNA window shown above is from Bacteroidota bacterium and carries:
- a CDS encoding C40 family peptidase, whose product is MPYDLRIATERIVPLRAEARHASELVSQLFLFEPVVVLAQVPDWLQLRSLWDDYTGWAPAPMLGQPEAADPWLASTWRVVPHTLPVLRSLAHSPQPATPVLLECGAALPPGLPQHFRLGQQQFQLPAVHLPESPYGTAIEAGLCYLNAPYLWGGKTEAGIDCSGLVQMAYRLCGQWLPRDAWQQAEVCSPIAYELRQPGDLAFFCNDKGRITHVGMVLENGEILHASQRVRIDQLTPEGIFAYETQHLTHRLATVARPPKPGTDHPVPGH